One Kaistella polysaccharea DNA segment encodes these proteins:
- a CDS encoding valine--tRNA ligase, whose amino-acid sequence MQISDKYSPRETEKKWYDYWLENNYFHSEPNEKPPYTIVIPPPNVTGILHMGHMLNNTIQDILVRRARMQGFNACWVPGTDHASIATEAKVVAKLKEEGINKADISREEFLKHAWDWTDKYGGTILEQLKKLGCSCDWERTRFTMEPKLSQQVVKSFVDLYNKGLIYRGYRMVNWDPEAKTNISDEEVIFKEQNGKLYYLKYKIESSAGSGKDEYLSVATTRPETIFGDTAVCINPNDERYAHLKGKNVIVPIVNRVIPIIEDDYVDIEFGTGALKITPAHDTNDYEIGKRHGLPMIDSLDDDANLNDHGLHYSGKNRFVVRKEIVKELEQNDLLLKAEDYVNKVGTSERTGAIIEPKVSVQWFLKMSEMAKPALDVVMNDEVKFHPEKFKNTYKHWMDNIRDWNISRQLWWGQQIPAYFYGEGQDDFVVAETIEKALILAKKKSQISNLEVSDLHQDEDALDTWFSSWLWPMSVFDGLNDPENKDINYYYPTSDLVTGPDIIFFWVARMIMAGIEYRKEVPFKNVYFTGIVRDKQRRKMSKSLGNSPDPIELIEKYGADGVRVGILLSSAAGNDLLFDEELMLQGRNFATKIWNSNKLIQGWKKDDSIKSNKADKQAISWFENQMDKTIVEIADQFEKFRISDALHLLYKLIWDDFCSWYLEAIKPNYGEAISTEVYDQTIHYFEELMKLLHPFMPFLSEELWQNISERSVEEALVISQQKKVTEFDETLIKNFDTSKEIISGIRNYRQTKGISPRESVEVFTNSTSFENEELIRKLANITTLHFGEKTDKPAFSFLVGGTEVSIPLSENLDLGEEKIKTEDEIKYLKGFLISVEKKLSNEKFMAGAPQQVVDIELKKQKDAQDKLVLLQEKLKTLS is encoded by the coding sequence ATGCAGATTTCAGATAAATATTCCCCGCGGGAAACCGAGAAAAAATGGTACGATTACTGGCTCGAAAATAATTATTTTCATTCCGAACCGAACGAAAAACCGCCGTATACGATTGTAATTCCGCCACCAAATGTGACAGGAATTCTTCATATGGGTCATATGCTGAACAATACAATTCAGGATATACTGGTTCGCAGAGCGAGAATGCAGGGATTTAATGCATGCTGGGTACCTGGAACGGATCACGCATCAATCGCTACCGAAGCGAAAGTCGTAGCGAAACTGAAAGAAGAAGGAATTAATAAAGCCGATATCAGCCGCGAAGAATTTTTAAAACACGCCTGGGACTGGACCGACAAATATGGCGGAACAATTTTAGAGCAACTGAAAAAATTAGGTTGTTCTTGCGATTGGGAACGAACGCGTTTCACCATGGAACCAAAACTTTCTCAACAAGTGGTGAAATCTTTTGTCGATTTGTATAATAAGGGTTTGATTTACAGAGGTTATCGAATGGTGAACTGGGATCCGGAAGCGAAAACCAATATCTCTGATGAAGAGGTTATCTTCAAAGAGCAAAACGGAAAACTGTATTACCTTAAATATAAAATTGAATCTTCGGCGGGTTCAGGTAAAGATGAATATTTATCTGTTGCAACAACTCGTCCCGAAACGATTTTTGGTGATACGGCCGTTTGTATTAATCCAAACGATGAACGATATGCGCATTTAAAAGGAAAAAATGTTATTGTTCCTATCGTAAATCGTGTGATTCCAATTATTGAAGATGATTATGTGGATATTGAATTCGGAACTGGAGCGCTGAAAATTACGCCGGCTCACGATACCAATGACTATGAAATTGGAAAACGTCATGGTTTACCAATGATCGATTCTTTAGACGATGATGCGAATTTGAATGATCACGGTTTACATTATTCTGGTAAAAACAGATTCGTCGTTCGTAAAGAAATAGTAAAAGAATTAGAGCAAAATGATCTTTTGTTAAAAGCTGAGGATTACGTTAATAAAGTAGGAACATCAGAAAGAACAGGTGCGATCATCGAACCGAAAGTTTCTGTTCAGTGGTTTCTGAAAATGTCAGAAATGGCCAAACCAGCTTTGGATGTGGTGATGAATGATGAGGTAAAATTTCACCCGGAAAAATTTAAGAATACCTACAAACACTGGATGGATAATATCCGCGATTGGAATATTTCACGACAGCTTTGGTGGGGACAACAAATCCCAGCTTACTTTTATGGCGAAGGACAGGATGATTTCGTCGTGGCAGAAACCATTGAAAAAGCCTTAATACTTGCTAAAAAAAAGTCCCAAATCTCAAATCTCGAAGTCTCAGATCTTCATCAAGACGAAGACGCACTCGACACTTGGTTCTCATCCTGGTTGTGGCCAATGTCGGTTTTCGACGGCCTTAACGATCCTGAAAATAAAGATATCAATTACTATTACCCAACTTCTGATTTGGTAACTGGACCAGATATTATCTTCTTTTGGGTGGCCCGAATGATCATGGCAGGAATTGAATATAGAAAAGAAGTTCCCTTTAAAAATGTTTATTTCACTGGAATTGTGCGGGATAAACAGAGACGAAAAATGTCCAAATCATTGGGGAATTCTCCAGATCCAATTGAGCTCATAGAAAAATATGGCGCAGATGGCGTTCGCGTCGGGATTTTATTGAGTTCGGCTGCCGGAAACGATTTGCTTTTCGATGAAGAATTAATGTTGCAGGGAAGAAATTTCGCAACTAAAATCTGGAACTCCAATAAATTAATTCAAGGTTGGAAAAAAGACGATTCCATAAAATCCAATAAGGCAGACAAACAAGCCATTTCCTGGTTCGAAAATCAAATGGATAAAACCATTGTTGAAATTGCGGATCAGTTTGAGAAGTTCCGAATTTCGGATGCGTTACACTTATTATACAAATTAATTTGGGACGACTTCTGTTCCTGGTATTTAGAAGCCATTAAACCAAATTATGGCGAGGCGATTTCTACGGAAGTTTATGATCAAACCATTCACTATTTCGAAGAATTAATGAAATTGTTACATCCATTCATGCCTTTCTTGTCAGAGGAATTATGGCAGAATATTTCAGAAAGATCGGTGGAAGAAGCTTTGGTGATCTCGCAGCAGAAAAAGGTGACAGAATTTGATGAAACTTTAATTAAAAACTTTGACACTTCAAAAGAAATTATTTCAGGTATTCGAAATTATCGCCAAACTAAAGGGATTTCACCACGAGAGAGCGTTGAAGTTTTCACTAATTCGACTTCTTTTGAAAATGAAGAATTGATCCGAAAATTAGCCAATATCACGACGCTTCATTTTGGAGAAAAGACCGATAAACCAGCATTTTCCTTTCTCGTTGGTGGCACGGAAGTTTCAATTCCTTTAAGTGAAAATCTTGATTTGGGGGAAGAAAAAATTAAAACTGAGGACGAAATTAAATATCTGAAAGGATTTTTAATCTCCGTTGAAAAGAAACTTTCTAATGAAAAATTCATGGCTGGAGCTCCGCAACAGGTTGTGGATATCGAATTGAAGAAACAAAAAGACGCGCAAGATAAATTAGTTTTACTGCAAGAAAAATTGAAAACATTATCATGA
- a CDS encoding DUF1573 domain-containing protein, whose product MKKIFAGLLLSASFAFASAQTISFDKTTFDYGTVKLGDDGHRVFTVKNTGDKPLIISKVKAGCGCTTPEVTTEPIMPGKTTQLKVGYDTKIAGPFVKIIEVYSNDPENGRAVINIKGTVDADAKAIPATKVMPAAAVKKD is encoded by the coding sequence ATGAAAAAAATATTTGCCGGTCTACTATTAAGTGCTTCATTTGCATTTGCTTCGGCGCAAACCATTTCTTTTGATAAAACAACATTTGATTATGGAACAGTGAAGTTGGGCGATGATGGACATCGTGTATTTACCGTAAAAAATACGGGAGATAAACCGCTAATCATTTCTAAAGTTAAGGCAGGATGCGGATGTACTACGCCGGAAGTAACTACAGAACCAATTATGCCAGGTAAAACAACACAATTGAAAGTTGGTTACGATACAAAAATAGCAGGTCCGTTTGTAAAAATTATTGAAGTTTATTCAAACGATCCTGAAAATGGTAGAGCTGTAATCAATATTAAAGGAACTGTAGACGCTGATGCCAAAGCTATTCCTGCAACCAAAGTAATGCCCGCTGCTGCAGTAAAAAAAGATTAA
- a CDS encoding DUF1573 domain-containing protein, whose translation MKKIFTSLLLTASFAFAMAQTISFDKTIINYGQIQSGDDGVRLFTVTNVGDKPLIISKVEAACGCTTPQITKEPIMPGKSAILRVGYNTGLVGAFSKDIKVYSNDPKNERSVVTIQGNVERFRTHEGYVERKDRYN comes from the coding sequence ATGAAAAAAATATTTACAAGTTTACTTTTAACTGCTTCATTTGCATTTGCAATGGCGCAAACCATTTCTTTTGACAAAACGATCATTAACTACGGCCAAATACAAAGTGGTGACGATGGAGTCCGACTATTTACCGTCACTAATGTTGGTGATAAACCTCTAATTATTTCTAAAGTTGAAGCCGCGTGCGGATGTACAACTCCACAAATAACCAAAGAGCCCATTATGCCTGGAAAATCAGCCATATTAAGAGTCGGTTATAACACTGGTCTTGTAGGTGCATTTTCGAAAGATATCAAAGTATATTCCAATGATCCCAAAAATGAAAGATCCGTAGTTACAATACAGGGAAATGTTGAACGATTTCGGACACATGAAGGGTATGTTGAAAGAAAGGATAGATATAACTAA
- a CDS encoding PPK2 family polyphosphate kinase, with the protein MDLDFTDNFIVKGKFDIKDTKTEYEGKLKKKEGKKMLEDEKEKLRALQEKLYADGSKSLLIVLQAMDAAGKDSLIEHVFGGVNPQGCDVHSFKTPNDKEYDHDFLWRHYIALPAKGKIGIFNRSHYESVLVCKVHPEYNLSEKVWDSVDDFDNEFWENRYESIRNFEKHLSENGTTIIKIFLNVSQKEQKKRFLDRIEEPDKNWKFAAGDLSERALWGKYMDAYEEAIDETSKDYAPWFVIPADHKWFARVAAIQIIIDALEGMDLKFPTLSEKATEGLEDAKNQLENE; encoded by the coding sequence ATGGATTTAGATTTTACTGACAATTTCATTGTTAAAGGGAAGTTCGATATCAAAGACACCAAAACTGAGTACGAGGGAAAACTGAAGAAGAAAGAGGGTAAGAAAATGCTTGAAGATGAAAAAGAAAAGCTTCGTGCACTGCAGGAAAAACTGTATGCAGATGGTAGCAAATCTTTACTGATCGTTCTTCAAGCGATGGATGCTGCAGGGAAAGATTCCTTGATTGAGCATGTTTTCGGTGGTGTAAATCCACAAGGTTGCGATGTGCACAGTTTTAAAACGCCAAATGATAAAGAGTATGATCACGATTTTCTGTGGAGACATTATATCGCCTTGCCGGCAAAAGGGAAAATAGGAATTTTTAACCGCAGTCACTACGAAAGTGTGCTTGTTTGCAAAGTTCATCCAGAATATAATTTAAGCGAAAAGGTTTGGGATTCTGTTGATGATTTTGATAATGAATTTTGGGAAAACCGATATGAAAGTATTCGGAATTTTGAAAAGCATCTGTCGGAAAATGGAACAACGATTATTAAAATATTTCTAAACGTTTCCCAAAAAGAACAAAAGAAGAGATTCCTAGACCGTATCGAAGAACCAGATAAAAACTGGAAGTTTGCAGCAGGCGATTTATCTGAGCGTGCATTATGGGGAAAATATATGGATGCTTATGAAGAAGCGATTGATGAAACGTCTAAAGATTATGCGCCTTGGTTTGTAATTCCGGCGGACCACAAATGGTTCGCGCGCGTTGCAGCCATTCAAATTATCATTGATGCTTTGGAAGGAATGGACTTGAAATTTCCGACACTTTCTGAAAAGGCAACTGAAGGTTTGGAAGACGCAAAGAATCAATTGGAAAATGAATAA
- a CDS encoding mechanosensitive ion channel family protein, translating to MDYYDIIVSVLNRWYTSFARATPQIIVGILIFLLFLTLSSFLSKIAVRIFHKFFPKSKNKSVVALIKVFKFLIVLSGAFISLEIMGMGGFVLKFIGSLGVAGVIAGVALKDLVSSMFSGALIGVDKAFAVGDYITIKDVSGTVESIDFLTTKIITDEGKKVHVPNQLVFSAPFTNYSASGQRKVFLDIQISNNQDLEKVSDLILNEIKTFDFADHVDDAQVFIQKQSFGIFYMQARFFMKSGSNINKVKTDALMRLKSKLEKEGIELATQAELTSQIVNKVGAE from the coding sequence ATGGATTATTACGACATTATAGTTTCTGTTCTGAATCGCTGGTATACGAGCTTTGCAAGGGCAACACCACAAATTATCGTGGGAATATTAATATTCCTTCTCTTTTTAACTTTAAGCTCGTTCTTAAGTAAAATAGCGGTTCGCATCTTTCATAAATTTTTCCCGAAAAGTAAAAATAAATCTGTTGTTGCTTTAATTAAAGTTTTTAAATTCCTCATCGTCCTTTCAGGTGCATTTATTTCTTTGGAAATCATGGGAATGGGCGGATTTGTGTTAAAGTTTATCGGAAGTCTTGGAGTTGCCGGTGTTATCGCGGGTGTAGCTTTGAAGGATTTGGTTTCATCGATGTTTTCAGGCGCTCTAATTGGAGTGGATAAAGCTTTTGCCGTAGGTGATTACATCACTATAAAAGATGTTTCGGGAACGGTAGAAAGTATTGATTTTCTGACAACCAAAATCATTACCGATGAAGGTAAAAAAGTCCACGTTCCCAATCAATTGGTTTTCAGCGCACCGTTTACGAATTATTCTGCGTCGGGTCAACGAAAGGTTTTTTTAGATATTCAAATTTCTAATAATCAGGATTTAGAAAAAGTAAGCGATTTAATTTTAAATGAGATTAAAACCTTTGATTTCGCGGATCACGTAGACGACGCTCAAGTTTTTATTCAAAAACAATCATTTGGTATATTTTATATGCAGGCAAGATTTTTTATGAAAAGTGGATCCAACATCAACAAAGTAAAAACCGATGCATTGATGAGATTAAAAAGCAAACTGGAAAAGGAAGGTATTGAACTGGCCACACAAGCAGAATTGACTTCTCAAATAGTGAATAAAGTTGGTGCAGAATAA
- the sucC gene encoding ADP-forming succinate--CoA ligase subunit beta, whose product MNLHEYQSKEILAKYGVNIQRGFIANTVEEAEAAAKKLTEMNGNEGWVVKAQVHAGGRGKGGGVKFSPNMEKLKENAKNIIGMQLVTPQTSAEGKKVNFVLVAEDVYYPGETETKEFYVSILLDRAQGKNMIVYSTEGGMDIEHVAEVTPHLIHNEVVDPSVGLQGFQARKIAFNLGLEGAAHKDFVKFIASLYNAYVGIDASLFEINPVLKTSDNKIIAVDAKVSLDDNALFRHKDLAELRDTREEDATDVEAGEAGLNFVKLDGDVACMVNGAGLAMATMDIIKLSGGNPANFLDVGGTADAERVQKAFGIILKDPNVKAILINIFGGIVRCDRVAQGIVDAYKAMGSLPVPLIVRLQGTNAVEAKQLIDDSGLPVHSVITLEEAANKVKEVLGH is encoded by the coding sequence ATGAATCTTCACGAGTACCAATCGAAAGAAATTTTGGCAAAATACGGCGTAAACATCCAGAGAGGTTTTATCGCTAACACTGTGGAAGAAGCAGAAGCAGCCGCGAAAAAACTGACAGAAATGAACGGAAATGAAGGCTGGGTTGTAAAAGCACAGGTTCACGCAGGTGGACGTGGTAAAGGCGGCGGCGTTAAGTTTTCTCCCAACATGGAAAAACTGAAAGAAAATGCTAAAAACATTATCGGAATGCAGTTGGTTACTCCACAAACTTCTGCGGAAGGGAAAAAGGTGAATTTCGTTTTGGTAGCTGAAGACGTTTATTATCCAGGTGAAACTGAAACCAAAGAGTTTTACGTTTCTATCCTTTTAGACAGAGCGCAAGGGAAAAACATGATCGTTTATTCTACCGAAGGTGGAATGGATATCGAGCACGTTGCAGAAGTAACGCCTCATTTAATTCATAACGAAGTTGTTGATCCTTCAGTGGGATTGCAAGGTTTCCAAGCGAGAAAAATCGCTTTCAACTTAGGTTTAGAAGGTGCTGCTCATAAAGATTTCGTAAAATTTATCGCTTCTTTATATAATGCTTATGTTGGAATTGATGCAAGTCTTTTTGAAATCAACCCGGTTTTAAAAACTTCTGACAATAAAATTATCGCTGTTGATGCTAAAGTTTCTTTAGATGACAACGCGTTATTCCGTCACAAAGATTTGGCTGAATTAAGAGATACAAGAGAAGAAGATGCAACGGATGTTGAAGCTGGTGAAGCTGGTTTGAACTTCGTGAAATTGGATGGTGACGTTGCCTGTATGGTAAACGGTGCTGGTCTTGCGATGGCGACTATGGACATTATTAAATTATCTGGTGGTAACCCAGCAAACTTCTTAGACGTTGGTGGTACTGCTGATGCAGAAAGAGTTCAGAAAGCTTTCGGAATTATCTTGAAAGATCCAAACGTAAAAGCAATTTTGATTAACATCTTCGGTGGAATCGTCCGTTGCGACCGTGTTGCTCAAGGTATCGTAGATGCTTACAAAGCCATGGGAAGTCTGCCAGTTCCATTGATCGTGAGATTGCAAGGAACCAATGCAGTAGAAGCAAAACAATTGATCGATGATTCTGGCTTGCCAGTTCATTCCGTGATTACGTTGGAAGAAGCTGCTAATAAAGTAAAAGAAGTTTTAGGTCACTAA
- the azu gene encoding azurin, whose amino-acid sequence MNYSKMKSVLALLTISGALLISCNKTEQTEAVTDAPVETVATDGAADAAAKQDTINITLNGNDKMQYDLSEIDVYEGQTVVLTLNHTGTMPVASMGHNFVLLKNGTDLEKFEAEAAKAQKEGYIPADTSEIIAHTKLLGGGESDTITFQAPAKGTYDYMCSFPGHYSMMKGKFNVK is encoded by the coding sequence ATGAATTATTCCAAAATGAAATCCGTTCTAGCATTATTAACGATTAGTGGTGCGCTTTTAATTTCTTGTAACAAAACTGAACAAACTGAAGCGGTAACGGACGCTCCTGTTGAGACTGTTGCAACTGACGGTGCTGCCGATGCTGCTGCCAAGCAAGACACCATCAATATCACATTAAATGGTAATGATAAGATGCAGTACGATCTTTCAGAAATCGATGTTTATGAAGGTCAAACTGTTGTTCTAACTTTAAACCACACTGGAACAATGCCGGTTGCATCAATGGGCCACAACTTTGTGCTATTGAAAAATGGTACTGATCTTGAAAAATTTGAAGCAGAAGCAGCGAAAGCTCAAAAAGAGGGTTATATCCCCGCTGACACAAGTGAAATTATCGCACATACCAAATTATTAGGTGGTGGAGAATCTGACACGATTACTTTCCAGGCTCCAGCAAAAGGAACTTATGATTATATGTGTTCATTCCCAGGACATTACTCCATGATGAAAGGTAAATTCAACGTAAAATAA
- a CDS encoding DMT family transporter encodes MTKPRLALFIGILCISIFPVIVRMNLTSGLIAAFYRMAIATVIILPFALYKKKLHLENFKILLPIGLCGILFASDIAVWNIAIQSSSATQATLLTNLSPIWLGVFSFIFLSYRPRKSFWLGTFIALIGMIVFVGFQNILEFKLDFAFYLAILSGVLYAIYILVSKSVLAKMTVITFITYSMISSTIFLLIINIIFGEKFFGFSEKAWISLFIQGIVCQLIAWLLISYATQNMRATRVSLSLLSQAIFATILAAIFVNETITGIQVIGSIIILAGIATTFYEKTAIANS; translated from the coding sequence ATGACTAAACCTAGACTTGCCTTATTTATTGGGATTCTGTGTATTTCCATCTTTCCTGTTATTGTTCGGATGAATCTTACTTCCGGTTTAATCGCCGCATTTTACCGTATGGCAATTGCAACGGTTATTATACTGCCTTTTGCACTTTACAAGAAAAAACTGCATTTAGAAAATTTTAAAATTCTTCTCCCAATTGGGCTTTGCGGAATTTTATTTGCCTCCGATATTGCAGTTTGGAATATTGCGATTCAAAGTTCTTCTGCAACCCAAGCTACGTTATTGACCAATCTTTCACCTATTTGGCTTGGAGTTTTTTCCTTTATATTTTTAAGTTACCGACCACGGAAAAGTTTCTGGCTTGGGACATTCATCGCCTTAATCGGTATGATTGTTTTCGTGGGTTTTCAAAATATTTTAGAATTTAAATTGGACTTTGCGTTTTACCTTGCCATTCTCTCTGGAGTGTTATACGCGATCTATATTTTAGTCAGCAAAAGTGTTTTGGCAAAGATGACTGTTATTACTTTCATCACGTACAGTATGATTTCTAGTACCATTTTTCTACTGATTATCAATATTATTTTCGGCGAAAAATTCTTTGGCTTTTCAGAAAAAGCGTGGATTTCACTATTTATTCAGGGAATCGTTTGTCAGTTAATTGCTTGGTTGCTCATCAGCTATGCGACTCAAAATATGCGGGCGACAAGAGTTTCCTTAAGTTTGCTGAGTCAGGCCATTTTTGCCACGATCTTGGCCGCTATTTTTGTGAACGAAACAATCACAGGAATTCAAGTAATTGGCAGCATAATTATTCTAGCAGGAATTGCCACCACGTTTTATGAGAAAACCGCAATAGCAAATTCATAA
- a CDS encoding DUF423 domain-containing protein, with translation MKNTTLIIGAIYGLVSVILGAFGAHALKKIISVEKLASFETGVRYQMYAALFLLIVGYILKFETPSEKWISIFMIAGTFIFSVSIYLLAFSEVAAIPSKFIGPVTPLGGLLMIISWAMLIFYFIKNKV, from the coding sequence ATGAAAAATACAACATTAATAATCGGAGCCATTTATGGTTTGGTTTCCGTGATTTTAGGCGCTTTCGGCGCGCACGCTTTAAAAAAAATAATCTCGGTGGAGAAACTGGCCAGTTTTGAAACCGGTGTAAGATATCAAATGTACGCTGCTTTATTTTTATTAATTGTAGGGTACATTTTAAAATTTGAAACCCCTTCAGAAAAATGGATTTCCATTTTTATGATTGCCGGAACATTTATCTTTTCGGTGAGTATTTATCTGTTGGCTTTTAGCGAAGTTGCGGCAATTCCCTCCAAATTTATAGGGCCAGTAACGCCGCTCGGTGGATTGTTAATGATTATTTCCTGGGCGATGCTTATTTTCTATTTTATCAAAAATAAGGTTTAA
- a CDS encoding hydroxymethylglutaryl-CoA reductase, degradative, producing the protein MNHQPVEGFSKLSKQRKIDWLIKEYLSEDRNYEQVLQQYWNGDHTLQKLHEEFSENTISNFYMPYGIAPNFLIDGKLLALPMAVEESSVVAAASKAAKFWIDKGGFKTTIINTKKLGHTHFIMNVEPHKILHFFNFKLKKRLFEATEDITKNMRNRGGGILNIRLIDKTGDLENYFQLKASFDTVDSMGANFINSCLEQFGKTLKEEVEKEESFTQDEIDSLQIVMNILSNFTPDCIVRAEVSCKIEDLKDDSGISNEEFATKFKRAVTIAEIEPYRATTHNKGVMNGVDAVVIATGNDFRATEACAHAYASKDGKYSSLTHCTIDNGIFRFWIDLPISVGVVGGLTNLHPLVKFSLALLGKPSAQELMSILAVSGLAQNFGALRSLVTTGIQKGHMKMHLFNILNQLGATEEEKNHFVTYFKDKTVTHHEVIAEFNKMRNK; encoded by the coding sequence ATGAATCACCAACCGGTTGAAGGCTTCTCTAAACTTTCGAAACAAAGAAAAATAGATTGGCTCATTAAAGAGTATTTGAGTGAAGACCGCAATTACGAACAAGTACTTCAGCAATATTGGAACGGCGATCATACGCTGCAAAAGTTGCACGAAGAATTTTCTGAAAACACTATTTCTAATTTTTATATGCCTTACGGAATTGCACCCAATTTTCTTATTGATGGAAAGTTGCTCGCTTTGCCGATGGCTGTAGAAGAAAGTTCGGTAGTCGCGGCTGCGTCTAAAGCGGCAAAATTCTGGATTGATAAAGGAGGCTTCAAAACAACCATCATCAATACCAAAAAATTAGGTCACACTCATTTTATAATGAATGTTGAACCGCATAAAATATTACATTTCTTCAATTTTAAATTAAAGAAAAGATTATTTGAAGCCACTGAAGATATTACTAAAAATATGCGGAATCGTGGTGGCGGTATTTTGAATATTCGACTCATCGATAAAACTGGCGATCTAGAAAATTACTTTCAGCTGAAAGCGAGTTTCGATACGGTAGATTCTATGGGCGCGAATTTTATCAATTCGTGTTTGGAGCAATTTGGTAAAACTTTGAAAGAGGAAGTTGAAAAAGAAGAAAGTTTTACGCAGGATGAAATAGATTCCTTACAGATCGTGATGAATATTTTGTCCAACTTTACGCCAGATTGTATTGTGCGTGCTGAAGTTTCCTGTAAAATTGAAGATTTAAAAGACGACAGTGGAATTTCTAATGAGGAATTTGCGACCAAATTCAAACGTGCTGTTACGATCGCTGAGATTGAACCTTATCGTGCGACTACGCATAACAAAGGAGTTATGAACGGAGTTGATGCGGTGGTAATTGCGACGGGAAATGATTTTCGTGCAACAGAAGCGTGCGCCCATGCTTATGCTTCGAAAGATGGAAAATATTCGAGTTTAACACATTGTACTATTGATAATGGAATTTTCAGATTTTGGATCGATTTACCGATTTCTGTGGGCGTTGTTGGTGGATTGACGAATCTTCATCCGCTCGTGAAATTCTCACTGGCTTTACTCGGAAAACCATCTGCGCAAGAACTGATGAGTATTCTGGCGGTTTCTGGTCTTGCCCAAAATTTCGGAGCGTTGCGTTCTTTGGTAACAACCGGAATTCAGAAAGGACATATGAAAATGCATCTCTTTAACATCTTAAATCAACTAGGCGCTACAGAAGAGGAGAAAAATCATTTCGTCACTTATTTTAAAGACAAAACGGTCACGCATCATGAAGTCATCGCGGAGTTTAACAAAATGAGAAATAAATAA